The DNA segment GGTAGCGCCGCAGGATCGTCGCTCGGTTATTCTGCAACACGCGGCAACTCTGTTCGCCAGCAAGGGGATCGTGGCGACCACGGTCCGCGAGATCGCCGATGCCGTCGGCATACTTTCGGGAAGCCTGTACCACCATTTCAAATCGAAAGATGAAATGGTGGACGCCATTGTCACCAATTATCTCGACGATCTGAGCGCGCGTTACACGGAGATCATGGCCGCGGGCCACGACCCCCGTACGGAACTGGCCGAGCTCGTGCACGGCTCGCTCGCGGTGATCGAATCCCACCCGCACGCCACCGAGATCTACCAGAACAGCGGCAACTACCTGATGTCGCTTGAGGGCTACAACCACATCAAGGTGTCGGCCAACACCATCCAGAAGACCTGGATCAACGTGCTCGAAGCCGGCGCCGCTTCCGGCGACTTCCGGTCCGACATCCCGCCACGCGTGCTCTACCGGATGCTGCGGGACGCGCTGTGGCTTTCGGTCCGCTGGTTCAAACCAACCCGGCAGTACAC comes from the Prauserella marina genome and includes:
- a CDS encoding TetR/AcrR family transcriptional regulator — translated: MVAPQDRRSVILQHAATLFASKGIVATTVREIADAVGILSGSLYHHFKSKDEMVDAIVTNYLDDLSARYTEIMAAGHDPRTELAELVHGSLAVIESHPHATEIYQNSGNYLMSLEGYNHIKVSANTIQKTWINVLEAGAASGDFRSDIPPRVLYRMLRDALWLSVRWFKPTRQYTMKQFADDFVSTFLDGLVPR